A genomic stretch from Prochlorococcus marinus str. MIT 9312 includes:
- the rpoB gene encoding DNA-directed RNA polymerase subunit beta, whose protein sequence is MSSSALQVAKTGTYLPDLVEVQRASFKWFLEKGLIEELQNFSPISDYTGKLELHFIGEEYRLKRPRHDVEEAKRRDATFASQMYVTCRLINKETGEIKEQEVFIGELPLMTERGTFIINGAERVIVNQIVRSPGVYFKDEQDKNGRRTYNASVIPNRGAWLKFETDKNNLLYVRVDKTRKINAHVLMRAMGLSDNDVVDKLRHPEFYQNSIESANDEGINSEDQALLELYKKLRPGEPPSVSGGQQLLFSRFFDPKRYDLGRVGRYKINKKLRLTVPDDVRTLTHEDVLSTIDYLINLELDIGGASLDDIDHLGNRRVRSVGELLQNQVRVGLNRLERIIKERMTVGETDSLTPAQLVNPKPLVAAIKEFFGSSQLSQFMDQTNPLAELTHKRRISALGPGGLTRERAGFAVRDIHPSHYGRLCPIETPEGPNAGLINSLATHARVNEYGFIETPFWKVNNGKVNKDGDPIYLSADLEDECRVAPGDVATDKDGNILANLIPVRYRQDFEKVPPEQVDYVQLSPVQVISVATSLIPFLEHDDANRALMGSNMQRQAVPLLRPERPLVGTGLESQVARDSGMVPITKVNGTVSYVDANEIVVKGEDGNEHFHYLQKYQRSNQDTCLNQRPIVNIGDQVISGQVLADGSACEGGEIALGQNVLIAYMPWEGYNYEDAILVSERMVTDDLYTSVHIEKYEIEARQTKLGPEEITREIPNISEDSLNNLDEMGIIRIGAFVESGDILVGKVTPKGESDQPPEEKLLRAIFGEKARDVRDNSLRVPKTEKGRVLDVRIYTREQGDELPPGANMVVRVYVAQRRKIQVGDKMAGRHGNKGIISRILPREDMPYLPDGTPVDIVLNPLGVPSRMNVGQVFELLMGWAASNLNCRVKVVPFDEMYGAEKSHQTVQAFLEEASKQPGKAWIYNPEDPGKLLLKDGRTGEPFDQPVAVGYSHFLKLVHLVDDKIHARSTGPYSLVTQQPLGGKAQQGGQRLGEMEVWALEAYGAAYTLQELLTVKSDDMQGRNEALNAIVKGKPIPRPGTPESFKVLMRELQSLGLDIGVYTDEGKEVDLMQDINPRRNTPSRPTYESLGTSEYEED, encoded by the coding sequence ATGAGCAGTAGCGCTTTACAGGTAGCAAAAACAGGTACTTATCTACCAGATTTAGTTGAAGTACAAAGAGCAAGCTTTAAATGGTTTTTGGAAAAGGGTTTAATAGAAGAATTACAAAACTTTTCGCCTATTTCTGATTACACAGGTAAATTAGAATTGCATTTTATTGGTGAAGAGTACAGGCTAAAAAGACCTAGGCACGATGTTGAAGAGGCAAAAAGAAGAGATGCAACATTTGCCTCACAAATGTATGTCACTTGCAGATTGATTAATAAAGAGACTGGAGAAATTAAAGAACAAGAAGTTTTTATCGGTGAATTACCATTAATGACCGAAAGAGGAACTTTTATTATTAATGGTGCCGAAAGAGTAATTGTTAATCAAATTGTTCGGAGTCCAGGAGTATATTTCAAAGATGAACAGGATAAAAATGGTCGAAGAACTTACAACGCGAGTGTTATTCCTAATAGAGGTGCATGGTTAAAATTCGAGACTGACAAAAATAATTTACTTTATGTAAGAGTTGATAAAACTAGAAAAATTAATGCTCATGTTCTTATGAGAGCTATGGGTCTTTCTGATAATGATGTTGTCGATAAACTTAGGCATCCTGAGTTTTATCAAAACTCAATTGAATCAGCTAATGACGAGGGGATAAATTCTGAAGATCAGGCCTTACTTGAGCTCTATAAGAAGCTTCGTCCTGGTGAACCACCATCTGTCTCTGGTGGACAACAGCTATTATTCAGTAGATTTTTTGATCCCAAAAGATATGATTTAGGCCGAGTTGGTAGATATAAAATAAATAAAAAGTTGAGGCTCACAGTACCAGATGATGTGAGGACACTTACTCATGAAGATGTTCTTTCTACAATTGATTATTTAATTAACCTAGAATTGGATATTGGTGGTGCGAGTTTGGATGATATTGATCACTTAGGTAATCGAAGGGTTAGATCTGTAGGAGAACTTCTTCAAAATCAAGTGAGGGTTGGGCTTAACCGTTTAGAGAGAATTATTAAAGAAAGAATGACTGTTGGTGAAACAGATTCTCTGACTCCTGCTCAACTAGTCAATCCTAAACCTTTGGTTGCTGCCATAAAAGAGTTTTTTGGATCCAGTCAATTAAGTCAATTTATGGATCAAACTAATCCTCTAGCTGAATTAACACATAAAAGAAGAATCTCAGCCTTAGGTCCTGGAGGTTTAACAAGAGAAAGAGCAGGCTTTGCTGTAAGAGATATACATCCTTCACATTATGGGAGATTATGTCCTATTGAAACTCCTGAAGGTCCTAATGCAGGTCTTATAAACTCTTTAGCTACCCACGCAAGAGTAAATGAGTATGGTTTTATTGAAACTCCGTTTTGGAAAGTTAATAACGGTAAAGTCAATAAAGACGGTGATCCTATTTATCTTTCGGCTGATCTAGAGGATGAGTGCAGGGTCGCCCCAGGAGATGTTGCAACTGACAAGGATGGAAATATTCTTGCAAATTTAATACCCGTAAGATACAGGCAAGATTTTGAAAAAGTACCTCCTGAGCAAGTTGATTATGTTCAACTTTCCCCTGTTCAGGTAATTTCAGTTGCAACTTCACTTATCCCTTTCTTGGAACATGATGATGCAAATAGAGCTTTGATGGGATCTAATATGCAGCGCCAGGCTGTTCCATTGCTTAGGCCAGAACGTCCTTTAGTTGGTACAGGTTTAGAATCACAAGTTGCTAGAGATTCGGGAATGGTTCCTATCACAAAAGTTAATGGAACTGTATCTTATGTAGACGCTAATGAGATTGTTGTTAAGGGCGAGGATGGTAATGAACATTTTCATTATCTTCAAAAATATCAAAGATCAAATCAAGATACTTGTCTAAATCAAAGACCAATTGTAAACATTGGAGATCAAGTTATATCTGGCCAAGTGCTAGCAGATGGATCTGCATGTGAAGGAGGGGAAATAGCACTAGGACAGAATGTCTTAATTGCATATATGCCATGGGAGGGCTACAACTACGAAGATGCTATTCTTGTTAGTGAGAGGATGGTCACTGATGATTTGTATACATCAGTACATATTGAAAAATATGAAATTGAGGCAAGACAAACAAAACTAGGGCCTGAAGAAATTACAAGAGAGATTCCCAATATTTCTGAAGATAGCTTGAACAATCTTGATGAAATGGGAATAATCAGGATTGGCGCTTTTGTTGAAAGTGGTGATATTTTGGTAGGAAAAGTTACCCCAAAAGGCGAATCAGATCAACCACCTGAAGAAAAACTTTTGAGAGCTATTTTCGGAGAAAAGGCTCGAGATGTTAGAGACAACTCCTTGCGGGTTCCGAAGACAGAAAAAGGAAGGGTTCTAGATGTTCGAATATATACTAGAGAACAGGGTGATGAGCTACCTCCAGGCGCAAATATGGTTGTTAGAGTTTATGTAGCCCAGAGAAGAAAAATACAGGTAGGCGATAAAATGGCTGGAAGACATGGCAATAAAGGAATTATAAGTAGAATCCTGCCAAGAGAGGATATGCCTTATTTACCTGACGGAACACCTGTAGACATAGTTCTTAATCCCTTGGGAGTTCCAAGTAGGATGAATGTAGGTCAAGTTTTTGAATTATTGATGGGCTGGGCAGCTTCCAACTTAAATTGTAGGGTTAAAGTTGTCCCATTTGATGAAATGTATGGTGCTGAAAAATCACATCAGACTGTTCAAGCATTTTTAGAGGAAGCTTCAAAACAGCCAGGTAAAGCATGGATTTATAATCCTGAAGATCCTGGAAAGTTATTACTTAAAGATGGTAGAACTGGTGAACCTTTTGATCAGCCAGTTGCGGTTGGATATTCTCATTTCCTTAAGTTAGTGCATTTAGTGGATGACAAAATTCATGCAAGGTCTACTGGTCCTTACTCTTTGGTTACTCAACAGCCTTTGGGCGGTAAAGCTCAGCAAGGTGGACAAAGGCTTGGAGAAATGGAAGTTTGGGCTCTTGAAGCTTATGGAGCAGCCTATACTCTTCAAGAACTATTAACAGTTAAATCTGATGATATGCAAGGAAGAAATGAAGCTCTTAATGCAATAGTGAAGGGTAAACCAATCCCTAGGCCTGGTACTCCTGAATCATTCAAAGTTCTAATGAGAGAGTTACAATCTCTAGGTCTAGATATTGGGGTTTATACAGATGAAGGAAAAGAGGTGGATTTAATGCAAGATATAAATCCGAGAAGGAATACTCCATCGAGGCCGACTTACGAATCACTAGGAACCTCTGAATATGAGGAAGATTAA